The Branchiostoma floridae strain S238N-H82 chromosome 17, Bfl_VNyyK, whole genome shotgun sequence genome has a window encoding:
- the LOC118404126 gene encoding isoamyl acetate-hydrolyzing esterase 1 homolog — protein sequence MAASCDQRKPGLKIWPKVILFGDSITQYAFNDGGWGAALQELLQRKCDIICRGFSGYNTTWANMIQPQVINNENASDVVLVIIFFGANDSSLKEENPQQHVPLETYKNNLRNMVHYLQGQGIGPEKIILITPPPLDEAEWRKVCKEKGLKLNRLNAVTGQYAKMCCEVAVEKQTSCVDLYTYMQNEKDWRKFLSDGLHLSREGSQFLARCLSPIAQDKTDHLPFIFPHWDSIDTSNPEKSLIHPNN from the exons ATGGCCGCCTCCTGTGATCAGAGAAAACCCGGCTTGAAAATCTGGCCAAAAGTCATCTTATTTGGGGACTCAATAACCCAG TATGCCTTTAACGATGGAGGATGGGGCGCAGCACTACAAGAACTTCTACAAAG GAAATGTGACATCATCTGCCGAGGATTCTCGGGTTACAACACAACGTGGGCCAACATGATACAACCACAGGTCATCAACAACGAGAACGCCTCCGATGTCGTACTAGTCATTATATTCTTTGGTGCTAATGACTCTTCCTTAAAAG AGGAAAACCCACAACAACATGTACCACTGGAAACCTACAAGAACAACCTCAGGAACATGGTCCACTACCTCCAGGGCCAGGGCATCGGTCCAGAGAAGATCATCCTCATCACCCCCCCTCCTCTGGATGAGGCTGAGTGGAGGAAGGTTTGTAAAGAAAAAG GTTTAAAGTTGAACAGGTTGAATGCAGTGACTGGGCAGTATGCTAAGATGTGCTGTGAGGTGGCAGTGGAGAAACAGACGTCGTGTGTCGACCTGTACACCTACATGCAGAATGAGAAG GACTGGCGTAAGTTTCTCTCGGACGGGCTCCACCTCTCGAGGGAGGGGAGCCAGTTTCTCGCCCGGTGCCTTTCCCCCATCGCTCAGGACAAGACAGACCACCTCCCCTTCATCTTCCCCCACTGGGACAGTATAGACACCAGCAACCCCGAGAAATCTTTAATACATCCAAACAACTAG